One window of uncultured Trichococcus sp. genomic DNA carries:
- a CDS encoding heavy metal-associated domain-containing protein yields MEKELMLEGMKCDGCVATVKEKFSAIAGVEEVTVDLEGKKATVKMNQDISEATFNEALSGTKFKVTGSK; encoded by the coding sequence ATGGAAAAAGAATTGATGCTAGAAGGAATGAAATGCGATGGTTGCGTAGCAACAGTCAAGGAGAAATTCTCTGCGATTGCAGGTGTGGAAGAGGTAACGGTTGATCTGGAAGGAAAGAAAGCAACGGTCAAAATGAACCAAGACATTTCCGAAGCAACTTTCAATGAAGCGTTGTCCGGCACGAAGTTCAAAGTAACCGGAAGCAAATAA
- a CDS encoding heavy metal translocating P-type ATPase: protein MENKSYDIEGMSCASCSQAVEKAAAKVAGVKEATVNLATEKLTVAVDESRFSEELLKNAVDSAGYVLVANKKEKTFLIEGMSCASCSQTVEKVTRAVAGVSDASVNLATEKMVVSYDPTVLHVGDIERVVAEAGYKAIEESATAEESDQNQAKKEQHIKNMWRRFWLSAVFTVPLLYLAMGHMLGLPLPMSLHPTMYPVTFALTQLLLTIPVMVLGTKFFTVGFKSLFKGHPNMDSLVALGTSAAFLYSLYGTVAAIGGNNELVMNLYYESAAVILTLITLGKYFEAVSKGKTSEAIKKLMGLAPKTARVIRDGNEQEINLESVMVGDILVVRPGEKMAVDGKVTEGLTSVDESMLTGESMPVEKKAGDAIIGGSINKNGTIQYRAEKVGKDTALAQIIKLVEDAQGSKAPIAKLADTISGYFVPIVIVLAVLAGLAWYFLGQESWIFALTITISVLVIACPCALGLATPTAIMVGTGKGAENGVLIKSGTALEVTHKIQTIVFDKTGTITEGKPKVTDVLVREGLDPDELLLLAASAEKGSEHPLGEAIVREAEEKELSLLKPSAFNALPGFGIAVTIDGKELLLGNEKLMLNHAIGLGSFAETSHTLAEQGKTPMYIAMDGELAGIIAVADTVKASSAAAIKKLRGMGIEIAMITGDNKRTAQAIADQVGIDRVLSEVLPEDKAEEVKKLQQGGRKVAMVGDGVNDAPALAQSDIGIAIGSGTDVAIESADIVLMKSDLMAVATAVELSKATIKNIKENLFWAFAYNVLGIPVAMGILHVFGGPLLNPMIAGAAMSFSSVSVVLNALRLKGFKPSVSKR from the coding sequence ATGGAAAATAAAAGTTATGATATAGAAGGCATGAGTTGTGCATCGTGCTCACAAGCCGTGGAAAAAGCCGCAGCCAAAGTCGCAGGCGTCAAGGAAGCGACAGTCAATTTGGCGACCGAGAAACTGACGGTTGCTGTCGATGAGAGCCGTTTTTCCGAGGAACTTCTGAAGAACGCAGTCGATTCAGCTGGCTATGTTTTGGTGGCAAACAAGAAAGAAAAGACTTTTCTGATCGAAGGCATGAGTTGCGCCTCGTGTTCCCAAACCGTGGAAAAAGTGACCCGGGCAGTGGCGGGCGTATCTGATGCATCCGTGAACTTGGCTACCGAAAAAATGGTCGTCTCCTATGATCCGACAGTGCTTCATGTGGGGGATATCGAAAGGGTCGTGGCCGAAGCCGGCTACAAGGCGATCGAAGAGAGCGCTACTGCAGAAGAAAGCGATCAAAATCAAGCGAAGAAAGAACAGCACATCAAAAATATGTGGCGGCGCTTCTGGCTCTCGGCGGTGTTCACGGTTCCGCTTCTGTATCTCGCTATGGGCCACATGTTGGGCTTGCCGTTGCCGATGAGCCTCCATCCGACTATGTATCCGGTCACGTTTGCGCTCACACAGCTCTTGCTGACGATTCCGGTGATGGTGCTCGGGACGAAATTTTTTACAGTAGGCTTCAAGTCCTTGTTCAAAGGGCACCCGAATATGGACTCGCTGGTGGCTTTGGGGACTAGCGCAGCCTTTCTGTACAGTCTGTATGGCACAGTTGCAGCAATCGGAGGGAACAACGAGCTTGTCATGAACTTGTATTACGAATCGGCAGCCGTAATCCTGACGTTGATCACGCTCGGGAAGTACTTCGAGGCCGTCTCCAAAGGCAAGACGTCGGAGGCCATCAAAAAACTGATGGGCTTGGCGCCCAAGACTGCCCGCGTCATCCGTGACGGCAATGAGCAGGAAATCAATTTGGAGTCCGTCATGGTTGGGGACATTTTGGTTGTACGTCCCGGCGAGAAAATGGCTGTCGATGGAAAAGTGACGGAAGGCCTGACGTCCGTCGATGAATCGATGCTGACAGGCGAGAGCATGCCGGTGGAGAAAAAAGCGGGCGATGCCATCATCGGCGGCAGCATCAACAAAAATGGAACCATCCAGTACCGGGCCGAAAAAGTCGGGAAAGACACGGCTCTTGCACAGATCATCAAGTTGGTGGAAGATGCCCAAGGGTCAAAAGCGCCGATCGCAAAGCTGGCTGACACGATTTCGGGCTACTTCGTTCCGATCGTCATCGTGCTCGCTGTTCTGGCCGGGCTTGCCTGGTACTTCTTAGGACAAGAATCATGGATTTTCGCGCTCACCATCACGATTTCGGTCTTGGTAATCGCTTGTCCTTGTGCTTTGGGCTTGGCGACACCGACCGCCATCATGGTGGGTACCGGCAAAGGAGCCGAGAATGGTGTGCTGATCAAAAGCGGGACGGCTCTGGAAGTGACGCACAAAATCCAGACAATCGTTTTCGACAAGACGGGGACGATCACGGAAGGCAAACCGAAAGTTACGGATGTTCTTGTCCGTGAAGGGCTCGATCCGGATGAACTTTTGCTGCTGGCGGCATCGGCTGAAAAAGGGTCGGAGCATCCGCTTGGAGAAGCCATCGTTCGCGAAGCTGAAGAGAAAGAGCTGTCTTTGTTGAAACCATCCGCCTTCAATGCGCTGCCTGGTTTCGGGATTGCCGTCACAATCGATGGGAAAGAGCTGCTGTTGGGAAATGAAAAGCTGATGCTGAACCATGCAATCGGACTCGGTTCATTTGCCGAAACATCCCACACGTTGGCTGAACAAGGCAAAACACCGATGTACATCGCAATGGATGGGGAACTGGCCGGCATCATCGCTGTTGCCGATACGGTGAAAGCGAGCAGTGCGGCCGCGATCAAAAAACTGCGTGGGATGGGCATCGAAATCGCAATGATCACCGGCGACAATAAGCGTACGGCGCAAGCCATCGCCGATCAGGTGGGCATCGACCGCGTCTTGAGTGAAGTGTTGCCTGAAGACAAAGCGGAAGAAGTGAAGAAGCTGCAACAGGGCGGCCGCAAAGTCGCCATGGTCGGAGACGGTGTCAATGACGCACCAGCATTGGCCCAATCCGACATCGGCATCGCCATCGGGTCGGGGACGGACGTCGCCATCGAATCAGCGGACATCGTGCTGATGAAGAGCGACCTGATGGCAGTGGCCACAGCCGTCGAACTCAGCAAAGCCACCATCAAAAACATCAAGGAGAATCTGTTCTGGGCATTCGCCTACAATGTCCTGGGCATTCCTGTCGCGATGGGAATCCTGCACGTCTTCGGAGGCCCCTTGCTGAATCCAATGATAGCCGGAGCAGCGATGAGCTTCAGCTCGGTATCGGTTGTATTGAATGCATTACGTCTGAAAGGGTTCAAACCTTCCGTCTCAAAACGGTAA
- a CDS encoding CopY/TcrY family copper transport repressor translates to MTELAQKKITDAEWEVMRVVWTNGKATSREIISVLQEKMGWKQATVKTLIGRLVEKGLLATEPIGNKFIYSANVSEQESVGGATEDLLAHVCTKKVGRTIAELIERATLSHADVALLEKVIAAKKRTAVAEVKCMCTPGQCNCKQTGCLHEEESPDGK, encoded by the coding sequence ATGACCGAACTGGCACAGAAGAAGATAACCGACGCTGAATGGGAAGTCATGCGCGTTGTCTGGACAAACGGGAAAGCAACCAGCCGGGAAATCATTTCGGTCCTGCAGGAAAAAATGGGTTGGAAACAAGCAACCGTCAAAACGTTGATCGGAAGACTCGTCGAAAAAGGCTTGCTGGCAACGGAACCAATCGGCAATAAATTCATCTACAGCGCAAACGTATCCGAACAGGAAAGCGTCGGCGGCGCTACCGAAGACCTTTTGGCGCACGTCTGTACGAAAAAAGTCGGACGCACGATAGCGGAACTGATCGAAAGAGCGACGCTGAGCCACGCTGATGTTGCGCTGCTGGAAAAGGTGATCGCCGCAAAAAAACGGACGGCTGTAGCCGAAGTGAAGTGCATGTGCACGCCAGGACAATGCAACTGCAAACAAACCGGTTGCTTACATGAGGAGGAATCGCCCGATGGAAAATAA
- a CDS encoding Ada metal-binding domain-containing protein: MAADKAEQAVNVEQWQAINERDQRFDGEFYYADRNTHLYCKPSCTSRLPKFNQVCIFSSVEAAEAHGYSPCRRCRPNGKAVTDLEWAGQAERFIHSHYPNPLSVNRIAEACHGPASELQQIFIRIYGVSLMDYLDRVRMDQARYLLIHSRLFIKQIAERVGMATPEEFSRKFKEKEGMAPTAYRRRVRKRDKASQC, translated from the coding sequence ATGGCGGCGGATAAGGCAGAACAAGCGGTGAATGTGGAGCAATGGCAAGCAATCAATGAACGGGATCAGCGTTTTGATGGAGAATTCTATTACGCGGACAGGAATACGCACTTGTACTGCAAACCGTCCTGTACGTCCCGGCTGCCGAAATTCAACCAGGTCTGCATCTTTTCCTCAGTGGAAGCTGCGGAGGCGCATGGCTACAGCCCATGCCGCAGATGCAGGCCGAACGGTAAGGCAGTTACGGATCTGGAATGGGCCGGGCAAGCTGAACGTTTCATCCACAGCCATTATCCAAACCCGTTGAGCGTGAATCGCATTGCCGAAGCCTGTCATGGTCCTGCATCGGAACTGCAGCAGATTTTCATCCGCATCTACGGCGTTTCCTTGATGGACTACCTTGACCGTGTCCGGATGGATCAAGCGCGCTACTTGCTGATTCACTCGAGACTCTTCATAAAGCAAATAGCCGAGCGAGTCGGGATGGCCACCCCGGAGGAATTTTCCCGCAAATTCAAGGAAAAGGAAGGGATGGCACCGACGGCATACCGCAGGCGCGTGCGCAAACGCGACAAGGCTAGTCAGTGCTGA
- a CDS encoding deoxynucleoside kinase yields the protein MLVMAGMIGAGKSTYTEMISRRLGTEAFFESVDYNPILDKFYDNPQKWAFSLQIYFLNTRFRSIKAALTDDNNVLDRSIYEDALFTRVNHLQGNISKEEMDIYNDLLANMMEELEGMPKKAPDLLIYLDGSFETILDHIRKRGREFEQIEDDSELLAYYELLFKNYEQWYQEYDQSPKIRINIDSFDIVNNSGDEEKVIAIIEKALLEVRGEGSELTYAGSSKG from the coding sequence GTGCTGGTAATGGCAGGAATGATAGGTGCTGGAAAGTCGACTTATACTGAAATGATTTCAAGAAGATTGGGGACGGAGGCCTTTTTCGAAAGCGTCGATTACAACCCGATTTTGGACAAGTTTTATGATAACCCACAAAAATGGGCTTTCAGCCTTCAAATATATTTCTTGAATACGCGTTTCCGCAGCATCAAGGCTGCATTGACCGATGACAATAACGTCTTGGATCGATCCATTTATGAGGATGCTTTGTTTACGAGGGTCAACCATCTGCAAGGCAACATCTCAAAAGAAGAGATGGATATCTACAACGACCTGTTGGCGAATATGATGGAAGAGCTGGAAGGCATGCCCAAAAAAGCGCCGGATTTGCTGATCTATCTGGATGGGTCCTTCGAGACGATTTTGGATCATATCCGCAAGCGCGGCCGTGAATTTGAGCAGATCGAGGATGATTCCGAGTTGCTGGCCTACTATGAATTACTTTTCAAAAATTATGAGCAATGGTATCAGGAGTACGATCAAAGTCCCAAAATCAGAATCAACATCGATTCGTTCGACATCGTCAATAACAGCGGCGATGAAGAGAAGGTCATCGCCATCATCGAAAAAGCGCTCTTGGAAGTCCGCGGCGAAGGTTCCGAATTGACTTATGCCGGAAGCAGCAAGGGCTAA
- a CDS encoding aromatic acid exporter family protein codes for MTLSHRTIKIAFATVIAILIAQFFNLNYSVSAGIIAILSVLDTKKSSVLTALQRIASTVLALTIAAILFRLFGFHIIVFGVYLLFYVPLAYRFTLQSGIAPCSVLVTHLLLEKQTSFPWLLNELALMMIGAGVAILFNLYMPSKASQIILLREQVEAQMKEVLHSFSVALREGHDRNQNRLLNELDDQLEKYRQVVYAEFDNQLLDQSTYNIRYFDMRSEQVTILKYMATNLGLCALPTNENKILAGLLFLTAAQLHEQNTGIYLMEDIDSLLQSFRESELPATRAEFENRAILFQLLNDFRRFIQTKKDFYEEYAAEIKTIK; via the coding sequence ATGACATTGAGCCACCGCACCATCAAAATCGCTTTTGCGACTGTCATTGCCATTCTGATTGCGCAATTTTTTAATCTGAATTATTCCGTTTCAGCCGGGATCATCGCGATCCTTAGTGTGCTGGACACCAAAAAATCATCCGTTCTGACGGCTCTGCAGCGGATTGCCTCCACTGTGTTGGCATTGACGATCGCGGCGATCCTGTTCCGCCTCTTCGGCTTCCACATCATCGTGTTCGGCGTCTATCTGTTGTTCTATGTACCGTTGGCCTACCGCTTCACTCTTCAATCCGGCATCGCGCCTTGTTCAGTGCTTGTGACGCATCTGTTGCTGGAAAAGCAGACAAGCTTTCCTTGGCTTCTGAACGAACTCGCCTTGATGATGATCGGCGCCGGCGTGGCTATTTTGTTCAATCTCTACATGCCTTCCAAAGCGAGCCAGATCATTTTGCTCCGCGAACAAGTGGAGGCGCAGATGAAGGAAGTGCTGCACAGTTTCAGCGTCGCCCTTCGCGAGGGGCATGACCGCAATCAAAACCGGTTGTTGAATGAATTGGATGATCAATTGGAAAAATACAGGCAGGTCGTCTATGCGGAATTCGACAATCAGTTGCTGGACCAATCGACCTATAATATCCGCTACTTTGATATGCGCAGCGAGCAAGTCACCATCCTGAAATATATGGCCACTAATCTCGGACTATGCGCGCTGCCGACAAACGAAAACAAGATTTTGGCTGGGCTGTTATTTCTGACGGCAGCCCAGCTGCATGAGCAGAACACGGGGATTTACCTGATGGAGGACATCGATTCTTTGCTGCAATCGTTCCGCGAAAGCGAGTTGCCGGCCACCCGTGCGGAGTTCGAAAACCGTGCCATCTTGTTCCAGTTGCTGAACGACTTCAGACGCTTCATCCAGACGAAAAAAGACTTCTACGAAGAGTACGCAGCGGAAATAAAAACAATAAAATGA
- a CDS encoding 5-methyltetrahydropteroyltriglutamate--homocysteine S-methyltransferase, giving the protein MTTAEKTTTLPFRADHVGSFLRTEPLKEARLKFAAGEIDAAALDQVETEEITKLVKDQKANGLKGFTDGEFRRSWWHIDFIENLNGFEGYVPEHGYDFGDVEVRKYAFRNVGKISFNPDHPFLAAFKSLNEIVGDQGVTKFTIPSPNEVFYPGYRNEEIYPSVEAYQADVQQAYIDAVQAFYDLGCRYLQLDDVHWGFLCNFADDTEEYKASKRVAAENVQAIIEAKPADLVLTTHVCRGNYKSHHSLEGAYDPIAEELFGQTSFDGYFLEYDTDRSGGFEPLAFFKGKGRIVLGLVTSKTAELEDKEEIKARIKEASKYVPLDQLALSTQCGFASTEEGNLLTEAEQWAKVRHVVEIAKEVWPED; this is encoded by the coding sequence ATGACAACAGCAGAAAAAACAACAACTTTACCATTCAGAGCCGACCACGTAGGGAGCTTTTTGCGCACGGAACCCTTGAAGGAAGCACGCTTGAAATTTGCAGCCGGCGAAATCGACGCAGCCGCTTTGGATCAAGTGGAAACAGAAGAAATCACGAAATTGGTCAAAGATCAAAAGGCAAACGGTTTGAAAGGTTTCACTGACGGCGAATTCCGCCGCTCGTGGTGGCATATCGATTTCATCGAAAACCTGAACGGCTTTGAAGGCTATGTGCCGGAACACGGCTATGATTTCGGGGATGTTGAAGTCCGCAAGTACGCTTTCCGCAATGTCGGCAAAATCTCCTTCAATCCGGATCACCCTTTTCTGGCTGCATTCAAATCATTGAACGAAATCGTCGGTGATCAAGGCGTGACGAAATTCACGATCCCCAGCCCGAACGAAGTCTTTTATCCGGGCTACCGCAACGAGGAAATCTATCCTTCGGTCGAAGCGTACCAGGCGGACGTGCAGCAAGCTTACATCGACGCTGTCCAGGCTTTCTACGATCTGGGCTGCCGTTACCTGCAATTGGACGATGTGCACTGGGGCTTCCTTTGCAACTTCGCGGATGATACGGAAGAATACAAAGCTTCCAAACGCGTTGCCGCTGAGAACGTTCAAGCCATCATCGAAGCGAAACCGGCCGACCTTGTTTTGACGACGCATGTCTGCCGCGGTAACTACAAATCCCACCACTCATTGGAAGGCGCTTATGATCCGATCGCAGAAGAGCTGTTCGGACAAACAAGCTTCGACGGTTACTTCCTGGAATATGATACCGATCGTTCCGGCGGTTTCGAGCCACTTGCCTTCTTCAAAGGCAAAGGCCGCATCGTATTGGGCCTGGTTACTTCGAAAACGGCGGAACTGGAAGACAAAGAAGAAATCAAAGCCCGCATCAAAGAAGCCAGCAAATATGTGCCTTTGGATCAATTGGCATTGAGCACGCAATGCGGATTCGCCTCCACTGAAGAAGGCAACTTGCTGACGGAAGCAGAACAATGGGCTAAAGTACGCCACGTTGTGGAAATCGCCAAAGAAGTTTGGCCGGAAGACTAA
- a CDS encoding patatin-like phospholipase family protein, which translates to MDMESPEQAEKDKGLFGLSLAGGGLKSFAQLAVLHDLEKHHIKIDAVAGTSMGAVIAALVANGLTASEIEETLLDAEREFADRGVFSRPAYLLFQHVREHNNGFVELQNLQQMACQLFEKIGCRMLSDCRLPVAITTVDIHTSELIVFTNKPEFFTSPTGDWLIYPHDIELGMAVAASCAFPMVFSTAEIDGRQLVDGGVMMNLPIPLFDRSRFSVLMSVSMIYDAVDRQLESPFNVAIQSLDILIRQMDRQLTKQADIQVNFPIEPQLVFKVGAGQDVIAIANEMLRNNPIDYRMLENHRQER; encoded by the coding sequence ATGGATATGGAATCGCCTGAACAAGCAGAAAAAGACAAGGGGCTATTCGGACTCAGCCTTGCAGGCGGGGGCCTGAAGTCCTTTGCGCAGCTTGCCGTCCTTCATGATCTCGAGAAGCATCACATCAAAATCGATGCAGTGGCTGGCACTTCGATGGGGGCGGTCATAGCGGCTTTGGTGGCCAACGGTCTGACGGCATCCGAGATCGAGGAAACATTACTGGACGCGGAACGGGAATTTGCCGATCGCGGCGTCTTCAGCAGGCCCGCCTATCTGCTCTTTCAGCATGTTCGGGAACACAATAACGGCTTCGTTGAATTGCAGAATCTGCAGCAGATGGCCTGCCAATTATTTGAAAAAATAGGCTGCCGGATGCTTTCCGATTGCCGTTTGCCTGTCGCAATCACGACCGTGGATATCCATACAAGCGAATTGATTGTCTTCACCAACAAACCCGAATTTTTCACGAGCCCGACCGGAGATTGGCTCATCTATCCGCATGATATCGAATTGGGGATGGCCGTGGCGGCATCGTGTGCGTTTCCGATGGTTTTTTCCACTGCTGAAATCGACGGGAGACAGTTGGTCGATGGCGGGGTGATGATGAATTTGCCCATCCCACTTTTTGACCGTTCACGCTTCAGCGTGCTGATGTCCGTGTCGATGATCTATGACGCAGTCGACCGTCAACTGGAATCGCCGTTCAATGTCGCGATCCAAAGTTTGGATATTCTGATCCGGCAGATGGATCGCCAATTGACGAAGCAGGCGGATATCCAGGTGAACTTCCCGATTGAACCACAGCTTGTCTTTAAGGTGGGGGCCGGTCAGGATGTCATCGCCATCGCCAATGAGATGCTGCGGAATAATCCGATCGACTACAGAATGTTGGAAAATCATCGGCAAGAGCGGTGA
- a CDS encoding EamA family transporter, with translation MWFIFAIVSVLAWGTADLFYKKGSDPKDKYSYLKIVIMVGAVMGIHAVYVMLTSGVVYEPINMLTYLPVSSMYILSMAVGYAGLRFLELSISSPVQNSSGAISGLLTFIFLGQSMTGIQFFAVGLITIGVILLSVFEQRFAEAERKANKEMVDRKYKYGAIALLFPLGYALIDSLGTFADAWVFDRGMDEMQANISYELTWLIVAVLAWVYLVWIKKETFALRDQKDRGLAAIFETLGQFFYVFAISANAVIVAPLISSYSMVSVILSRIFLKEKLTAKQYAVIAMIMVGIFILGFE, from the coding sequence ATGTGGTTTATATTTGCGATAGTTTCCGTTTTGGCCTGGGGCACAGCGGATTTGTTTTATAAAAAAGGGAGCGATCCGAAAGACAAATACAGTTATCTGAAGATCGTCATCATGGTCGGAGCGGTCATGGGGATCCATGCGGTCTATGTCATGCTGACTTCCGGGGTGGTCTATGAGCCAATCAATATGCTCACCTATCTTCCGGTATCTTCCATGTATATCTTGTCGATGGCGGTCGGGTATGCGGGTCTGCGGTTTCTGGAACTGTCGATCTCCTCACCGGTACAGAACTCGTCCGGGGCGATATCCGGCTTGTTGACTTTCATTTTTCTGGGGCAATCGATGACCGGGATCCAGTTTTTTGCGGTAGGCCTGATCACAATCGGCGTTATTCTGCTGTCGGTCTTCGAGCAACGCTTTGCCGAGGCGGAACGGAAAGCGAACAAGGAGATGGTTGACCGTAAATACAAATACGGAGCGATCGCTTTGTTGTTCCCTCTAGGATATGCATTGATCGATTCGCTTGGGACGTTCGCGGATGCGTGGGTCTTCGACAGAGGCATGGACGAAATGCAGGCAAATATTTCCTATGAATTGACATGGCTGATCGTTGCCGTTCTGGCTTGGGTTTATCTAGTCTGGATCAAGAAGGAGACGTTCGCCCTACGCGATCAGAAAGACCGTGGCTTGGCAGCCATCTTTGAAACGTTGGGGCAGTTCTTCTATGTGTTTGCGATCAGCGCGAACGCAGTCATCGTTGCGCCGCTGATTTCTTCCTATAGTATGGTGTCCGTCATCCTTTCGCGGATTTTTCTGAAGGAAAAACTGACCGCAAAACAATACGCGGTCATCGCGATGATCATGGTAGGGATCTTTATCCTAGGATTCGAATAG
- a CDS encoding GNAT family N-acetyltransferase — MTLTHRNATLDDVEAIVAIYNQTIPSRMVTADLEPVTVKQKMGWFLDHSPSYRPIWVFEEDGKICAWVSFQPFHERAAYDKTAELSIYIHEDYRGKKMGTQIMEAVLAACDELDITNLVCLIFGHNAPSIGLMKKFGFEQWGYLPRVAELDGIERDLVYMGKRVRD; from the coding sequence ATGACCCTAACACATAGAAACGCAACTTTGGACGATGTGGAAGCTATCGTCGCCATCTACAATCAGACGATCCCCAGCCGGATGGTGACGGCCGATCTCGAACCGGTGACCGTCAAACAAAAAATGGGCTGGTTCCTGGACCATTCGCCCAGCTACAGACCGATCTGGGTTTTTGAAGAGGATGGAAAAATCTGTGCTTGGGTGAGCTTTCAGCCTTTCCATGAGCGCGCCGCCTACGATAAGACAGCAGAATTGAGCATCTATATCCATGAGGACTACCGCGGCAAAAAAATGGGCACGCAGATCATGGAAGCGGTATTGGCCGCCTGCGACGAACTGGATATCACGAATCTGGTCTGCCTCATCTTCGGCCACAATGCACCAAGCATCGGGCTGATGAAAAAATTCGGTTTTGAACAATGGGGATATTTACCGAGGGTAGCCGAGCTCGACGGCATCGAGCGCGACCTCGTCTACATGGGCAAAAGAGTGCGCGACTGA
- a CDS encoding response regulator transcription factor, translating into MSEEIYIAEDEDGIRLTVKTFLESEGYVVSDFPNGDLLYEAFLNKQPDLVILDVMMPGSSGFEITKKIRDISSVPIIILTAKDSDMDYATGINLGSDDYFTKPFSAIALNMRVKAMLRRIKMDQERLPARQEEATLRIGDIEIDLAAMSVKQNGTSLNLTPNEYNVFVYLIENKNRAVSRDELLDSIWGYGKDIETRACDDTVRRLRKKLAGSTVEIETVWGFGFTVKESSAG; encoded by the coding sequence ATGAGTGAAGAAATATATATTGCAGAAGATGAAGATGGCATCCGTTTGACGGTGAAGACGTTTCTGGAGAGCGAGGGCTATGTGGTCTCCGACTTTCCCAATGGCGACCTGCTCTACGAGGCTTTCCTCAATAAACAGCCGGACTTGGTCATCCTGGATGTGATGATGCCTGGATCGAGCGGCTTCGAGATCACCAAAAAAATCCGCGACATCAGTTCGGTGCCGATCATCATCCTGACCGCAAAAGACAGTGACATGGATTACGCGACGGGCATCAACTTGGGCAGTGATGATTACTTCACGAAACCCTTCAGTGCCATCGCCCTGAATATGCGCGTGAAAGCGATGCTGCGCCGCATCAAGATGGATCAGGAACGCCTGCCGGCCCGCCAGGAAGAAGCGACGCTCCGGATCGGCGATATCGAAATCGATCTGGCCGCCATGTCCGTCAAACAGAATGGTACTTCCCTCAACCTGACACCAAATGAGTACAATGTATTCGTTTATCTAATCGAAAACAAAAACCGTGCCGTTTCCAGGGACGAGCTTTTGGACTCGATCTGGGGCTACGGCAAGGACATCGAGACGCGCGCCTGCGATGATACTGTCAGGCGCTTGCGCAAAAAACTGGCCGGTTCCACAGTCGAGATCGAGACCGTTTGGGGATTCGGCTTCACCGTGAAGGAGTCGTCTGCGGGATGA